The window TCTCGCGTTTCTGCAGCATATCAAGATGAGACCGCAACCCGAGAATGGCATCCTTTGGCGAGTCCTTgcgttggccgccgccgccgccgccgccgaaccAGCTCCACATCTTCGCTGGCTACCGTGGCAGGAAAGCAAGAGTGGGGTGTAGTATTCTAGGGATCCCGAAGCGGGAAATGGCGGCGAGAAGCCAatctgccgtcgtcgggagcGAGGAGCGAAGAGTATTGTCGAGGGTGCGTCACCGAGGTGCTGGAGGACGTTGGATAGTGGGGTAATCCGTCTGGACTGGGCTGCATCAGCCAGGGTGTCATGTCAGCAGTGATAACAACAGGAAATATCAGTCAAGGTATGGCAGGTGGAACCTACGGTTTCCCTTGCCTCGTGTATTCGGACGGTCGGGTTTTGTCAAAACGATGGTCAGTTGGGTTGTTGTGCGAGGCTACAGGCTACAGCGCAATCAGCCCCGGCCTCGGTCGCCAAGTTGCCTTGCCATCAGCAACTTAGTGGCGGTACGGTGATGGGACCCAGCAACCAGCCCCTTGATTTAGCCGCGCTTCTGCCGAGTGTCATGTGATGCAACATCCACACGGCTACGTGGGCGTCTGAGTGAGCATCTGACCAGTCaacaggtaagtacttacgtgtactcggtatgtgtatgtgtatgtactccgtacggagtaagtaaatAGGGAAGCTGTACGGAggtggtactgtactgcaatCCGTAATATGCTGTGGAGTTGATTCCAGCACTGGGAGCATGTGTACGCTCGCTGCTGTACCACGCCCAGCTGTTTTGCCCTTTTGTCCTGCACCCGGCCCGCCAGTTCAACGAGGCGGCCATCTCCATCGGTAGTCTCCATAACCAGTCCGTGTAGCTCTTCCACAAAGTTAGTTGGTGATTGTCATGTCCACCGCAGCTTCATATGCAGTTTGGAAGTCCGCGAATTGTGCTTGGCCCCTTGCTCTGTTTTACTCTGTTGATCTTGGCCACCTTCCGCCCCTTGAACCCCTCACCATCAATATGCTACGTAAATGTGCGCTCCATTGCATCCACTTCTGGGTAGGCAATACAGTAGACAGTGGGTACTGTATACTTGAAGCGTACGGACTTCACTCAACCTCGGTTCCCGTTGCCTTCTTCTCCCTGGATGGGCCACACGAGAAGACTTGATATGACACGGAGTTTGTAGACATGGAGTGCAGGGGATGCTGGAGGGTAAGGGTGGAGTACACGCTAGGAGTTCTCGCTCGCTGTCAATGTCGATGGCCCGTTGCTGGAATCGGTCTGCAATCGAGCAAGTCTCTCCTGACAGGTCCTAACCGCTCACCCAGGCAGACATGCCCTCTTGATAACAGCGATTTGTCTTGCATTTACACGTGGTAAATTCGATTATTGCTAGTGCAACTTGTACAGTCGAGAGCCTCTGGGTTCAGCGTAATAAGAATAACGAACAGCCCAAGACTAATGACCATGAGCACAGCTTGAATACGCCCAGTTGCCAGTCAGTCCCATTTTAATAACATCATGAATGCTCGTATAATAACCGTCGCCCATCGCCCAGGCGCGGAGTCGTCGGGTTGATTCGGGGGAAAATATCAGACACGTGAATCGTACGCTATTCGATCGAGTGGGTGACGCGAAGGTATCAGAGGTTGCCGCCCTTCTCCTCCGTGTCGATGTGCCAGACGATGTAGTTGGGAAGACCAACGACTTGGTAGCCGGCCCGCTTCGCCATCTTGGCAAACCCTTCCGTCTCCGCCTGGTTCTCGAACGCATAGGAGGGAAAGTTGATACCTGCGGACACGCCACGTCAGCCCAGTCTTGCCAGCAATCGCAGCTGCGCGCGATGACCTACCGGATCGATGTacgtcggccttgacgaggatattgacgccgccgatgccgtcgagctcgatcTCTTCGTCTTTGTTGTTTCGCCAGTCACCCATCTTGGCCATGTACGTTCGTCCGGTGTCATACTGCTTGTACCCTGTACCCAAGACGTCAGTATCATGTATCACCTCATTCAGCTCCGAGGCAGGTGCAACCAACCTTCCGCAAGCACAACGTCCTTGTCCAAGCTCTCGGTCAATCTGCGACCCTTGTCCGACTCGATCCACGAGTTGTAGTCAACTGCGGCGCCTGTGTCAGCCTTGATGACATCTCCACGTGACACCGACTCATCGCATCAACCGTCACTACTCACATCGTCCTTCGATGTCGACGCCATCCCTGTATCGATGGAACCAAATGTCTGCCGAGGACTGTCAGCTAATCGGCCGAAGGAATGTCGACAACGCGTACTTACTGGGAACCAGAACATCCTTGTCGTGGGCAATGAAGTCCTCGATAATCTTGGGCGGGCTGTCCACGATGTCCACATCGCGCCAGTAGACCCACGAATGCTCGGGCTTCATGGCGGCGGAGAGAAGGTAGTTCCTGGCCTTGCCCATGGCCTTCCGTCTCGGACCTTGGGCCTCGAAGGAATGCCTTTCCTTCACGTCTTGGCTCAGACGAAAGTCAAAgtccttctcgacgacgacggcgctgcGGAAGGGTATGTGGTCCGGCCGCTTTTGGATTCGGTCAAGTTCGGATGAGAGGACGGCCAGGGTGTCGTCTTTGGAGTCGGATACGAGGAAGGCAAGGTCGATCAGGTGGTGGGGGTAGGTGAGCTCGGCGAGAAGCTCAAAGTATTTTGATAGGTATGGGGCGGCATCCTTGAGAGGAGTGAGGATCAGGATCTTCTCCTCGTTGACGAGGGCTTTGCGAGTCGACTTGACGACGTTGAGGTTAATGTGTTGGATCGAGGCCGAGTCGATCTTGAGAGGGGCGTGGCGGTTGAAAACGACGGGAGTCTGCATGTGCGCATTCCATCTCGCATATTCGTTTGCCGACATATCTATCGGCGGCGTTGAGGGTCCCCAGCAGTAGAAGCTGGGTTGGTCGGCCACCGTCAGCCGATCACTTCTCGAGACGCTAGGTTGGCGAGATGATGGGGGTGAAAGAGGTGGTCTCTTACTTTTGCAtctccgaggccgagcttctGATGCCACGCCATagcaggacgacgatgctggAAATGGCGACGAGTAGGAGGAAGCGTGTCCGGGCGACAAAACTCCAAATTGCCCGCGTGGGCGGCAACCGAGCCCGAGCCGCTTTCCAATTGAGTCCGCCTTTCGGGAGAAGCATGGCGGGCGTGGGAGCGCGGAggatcctcgtcgccgatcTCGTATCGAGGGCCGGATATGAGACGTCGATGGCAGCTTCGCCGGACCGTCGACTTTCTCGCTGGTCCTGCCGGGGATGGTCCTTCGTCGCGAGGTCCAAGGGCCAAGGGGGTAAGGCGGAGGACGCTAGAAGCGCCGCGCGTCGGGGATGATCACAACAGAGAAGAGACGCAAAATGTGTACAATGATAGAAACGAGTGAATCTTCGTGGCCGCTCCAGAATCACATCAGGATGTCGCAACCTTGAGAAGCGCGGCTCGGGCAGATGATGATGCAGACCGCCGTTGATGCTTCCGGCGGGCAGAATGGGATGGGGGAGATACACGTGTAGAACGGACGACAA of the Drechmeria coniospora strain ARSEF 6962 chromosome 01, whole genome shotgun sequence genome contains:
- a CDS encoding putative ANP1 protein yields the protein MLLPKGGLNWKAARARLPPTRAIWSFVARTRFLLLVAISSIVVLLWRGIRSSASEMQNFYCWGPSTPPIDMSANEYARWNAHMQTPVVFNRHAPLKIDSASIQHINLNVVKSTRKALVNEEKILILTPLKDAAPYLSKYFELLAELTYPHHLIDLAFLVSDSKDDTLAVLSSELDRIQKRPDHIPFRSAVVVEKDFDFRLSQDVKERHSFEAQGPRRKAMGKARNYLLSAAMKPEHSWVYWRDVDIVDSPPKIIEDFIAHDKDVLVPNIWFHRYRDGVDIEGRFDYNSWIESDKGRRLTESLDKDVVLAEGYKQYDTGRTYMAKMGDWRNNKDEEIELDGIGGVNILVKADVHRSGINFPSYAFENQAETEGFAKMAKRAGYQVVGLPNYIVWHIDTEEKGGNL